Genomic DNA from Solanum dulcamara chromosome 4, daSolDulc1.2, whole genome shotgun sequence:
GCTTTTCTAGGCAAATGGCACAATGGTTCCACTGAAGAAGGGGATTTCTCGTTTACACTGAGCTCTTGGACGCTAAGCGAAAGTGAAGATGCATTAACCTTTTCAGCACCTTTAGACTGTGGGGATGTATGTTTAGAGTAAACTATCTCCTCTTCATCTATCAAAGGCATGAATAATTAGTTGCATCAGAACCAGTAATAATAAGACAGTGACATTAGTCGGAATGAGTACATGGTGAAAACTATGAGACAGACCTCTGAATTTTCCTTGACCAATGGAAATTGACAGTGATTCCATAATAGGTTCAGTTTTGACAATTTCACCTTCTAAGCTCGACGAAACAGTGGAAGGATTACCAGCATATACGGATTTGCCTGAAATTGGAAAAGATGTCAAAATACCGTAGAAATGTCACTGTTAATTGATCTCAAGACAACTAGCTATTAGCCTGAACGAAGGTAAACTAGTTGGCCGAAGGGTATATATCCGTAACTTTCCCTTCCCTTAATGTTCAATTGGCACATGTACaaagaaggtagaagaagaaTACTTACATTTTATTAAATCTATATAAGCAACTTTGGCAGCATTTTCTTCTGCCTGTTTCTTGGACTTTGCGCCATCCCCGTGAAAGACTTCTCCTTCAATTTCCACACTTGAGAAGAATGTCAGATTGTGAGGCTCACCAAACCTGATTGTTTTATATTCAGGCAAGCAAATTTCTTCTTGTTGTGCCAGTTCTTGCAGGAAACTCTTGTAGCTGCTGGTATTACTCTGCGACGAAGATAATAAAATGAACAAAAGAGAGAGGTTATTTATTAGTAGTATAGAAGACATAAGAGTGGTGCATGAATGACATTATCATCTTTCAGTTTCCATGCCAATCgccaaaaagaaaagggatCTTCACACAAATTGCCAGACAGATTTACTGTTTACTTTTTCTAGCCGGTATACATAGATTATACACGATTATTCATGAATCATACATGTATTATACGTTCACCTGCTATTTTTAGTTTAATCAGTAGGTTGGATGGCTATTTAGGCTAATTCTATAAAATTCTTCTTCAACACACTAGAAGCAAACAAGATAGGTTGACTACTTAGCTAGAATTTAAGTTACATACACCAACAGTGTAAACATTTTTTAAAGTATTATAGTCGgttaaatgtcatttttattCAAGTTTTCAAGTAATGCTTGTCATAGACGGGTGCATAATAGGACATATACTCAAGCTAACAAGGGGCTATACCTTTTCTAAGGCAACGGTTATGAGTTTCATTAATGCAAACTGTGCAACAGATTCTTCTGCTTCCTCTGCAGTCTTGTATGCTCCGGGACTATTGAACAGTTCACCAGCCACTGTCACAGTTGCCTCGAAATAAAGATCTTGAGCTGAACTCATCCTTTTGTTGTGGTACACAGGTACACCAAGGTTTTTCCTTTTTGCATACATCTGTAGCTTTGTCTTGCACTGATAATGAGAATCTTCTGTAACAAAACAACCTAATTTAGACATTCAAGGAGAAGTATAATTACAAAGTATAGAAGATAAAGTTGTATAAAGTACTTCATGCACAACATGAGGGATAAATCTTTATAGGCGCAACACTACGTAGAGTATTAAAAGAATAAGGTTACACAAATGATAAAGCTATAATAGTGTCCACAAAATATTGAACTAGTGAAGCATATCAACTGCTTTCCGTAAGGCTTTACAACAGACGAAAAGAATTCCTCTTTAAAATAAAGGATTCTTAGATGAATAAGCAGAAAAAACAACAGTAATGACACCAAAATCTCAACAACAAGAAAATTGAAGTGTATTCATTTATCAAATGTAACAGCAAACCGTCTTAAGATCTTCACCTTGCTTGATCTCAGAAGTATTTAGATGATCCTGCAGACGTTGGCATGCTTCCTCGGTTTTCGTTAGTCCCTTATCTTCTATGGTGGGAAGTGAACCATCTAATAATAAGTAGAGAAAGATGTTactttaaagaaaaaaagaaattacaaGTCAAGCGAGATTTTTTAGAACATAAAGAAAAAGTTTCAAAAACCAAAAACCATATGAAGGATTCATAGATGAATAAGCAGAAATCGCAATGGTAATGAcaccaaaatctcaaaaaatctAAGTGTAATACAATGTACGGAAAGATCATCTTAAACTTTTCACCTTGCTTGATCTCACTAGTACTTTTATCCTGCAGACTTGCATCAATTTTTGTTAGTCCGCTATCTTCTGCAGTTGGAAGTGAACCACCTATTAATACGTAGAAAAACATGTTATTTACTTCAACAATTTGCTTAAGTACTTCTTTACAAAAAGTTTACTGTACAAATTCAAGTCACAATTTGCTCAAGTACTACTCATAACAGTAACGTGTCAGTAATCCCAGACAAGAAAGAAATGTGAGGAATTAAACACTAATGAGCCAATCATTTGTTCCATACATTAAGAATGCATCATCGTTTTCTTGAAACAATACAAGAAGGGGGAACAAGAGCATATCATTTCGATAAAATAAgcgaaaatgaaaataagacaCCTTCTCCACACCCTTAATCTGAAACAAACTTCATATGCCTCATTCACGAACTAATAGGGGTTGATTATATGAATTCTTTGTGTCCATTCCTCTCTCCTAATAAATCCAATATTCAACATATTCATCTTAGTTGAATTAAAATGTACCACTTCTCCTTTATCTGGACTTTGGACCTACTATGTGAAAGAGTTAAACAAACTTCAAATGTGAAAAAGAGgggaaaagtaaaaaaaaaagaactaaaAGTGATTTGTCTACAAcaaacttgaaaagaaaaaaaaacatatagaCCAGATTTTACTATTTGAGTTCACAAGTTGAAGAGAAAAAGTCTAAAAGCAAAGCTTCTATGTGAAACACTATGTTGCtcgaactcttcaaaaatgcCAACAGATGTGATACTGATGCGACAACATTTTTGTagagtctgagcaacatagATCAAACATGTAGATAAGCATCAACATAATCAAAACAAACACTTCAAAACATGATTATTAAacatatttcaaatatataccaCTAATAAAGTGAAGGAAAGCAAACTTAGCAGCTTCATTATGTGCTTCTTTTGATGATTTGCACAAAGGTGGAGAGTCAAAATTGATGTTATTGACAACAACAGAAGCTTTGAATTGTGGATTATGATCTGCTCCATCTCTCATACAACAATATTGTGGAAGTGCCCATTTCTTGTTTTGACACAATTCTTGAAGCTTTGACttaaacattttttttcctctGCTTCtaagttctttttttttgctttcaAAGTTCCATTTCTATATGTACACATAGAGATGTCTCCCCCCCACCCCCAAACACACACTATGGTTCATGCATTGAGTATTGAGAATCTTGAAACAacccccccaccccccacccccacccccataATTTTCTGCATGTTTTAGTACTATTACAAAGGAGAAACAAAAAAGTACTGTTGCAAAGCTGATATTGTGAATGTACCATTTGGTAACAATCTTCACTTTTAGCATGTGTTAATTTCTAGCTGAACTACTGATAAATTACTCATTGTAATATTAaagttgtaaaaaaaaaattatgacattAAAGTTATCAAAACAGATTATGACAAGTCATTTGCCATGTAGCGTGATTCGCCATTATGTGATTTCCACTGTGTTAAAAATTTATTACTgtgattttaaagaaaagacaattaaatgaaaaaggaaatagaaaAACTATAGTAAAAAGAAATGGAATTTCATAATGGTGACAGGCTGACATGGTGATTAATATATCTATATAGTGATTAAATGTGTTAAGAAGGAACAAGATATGCcaaaaattcatattaaaagaaattatcTCAAAGGAACTACGACATTTTGAAATCCATATAGACTTTAACCCAATAAAGAACAAATGGAAGTAATGGATTAATGCAGGTTATATAGTTTGTTGAGATTATGGTTTAGTTATTCATTTAATCACTTCATAATTAGGGtgttggaaaatattttttagaaaaataaataaattttatattttattattttgttttataatCATAATGTCCGAATCAATTTGTGCCTACAAAATACCTGTCACTTCCCACCAGGCCACCACCAGCAAGTACCAAATAACTTCTTGCACTAAGGCTGGGACAAATAAGAATCACCTAGCGTTTTTGCCTCTTGAAATTTAAACTTGTGACCTCATGATTATCAACCCACATCATTGACAATTAGGTCACACTCTAAGTgtaatttcttatttattttcttgtgttCAAAATTCGGTAGGcaaggaaaaaatatttctatataatttaGACAAATACTATGAAAGGTGGGGATGAAGGGAGGGAGGTGGGGTAGTGGGAATGAGGGCTACAGGGGTGACTGTTTGAATGAAGATGAGATGTGTGGAAGGGTGGGAGGACACAATCAAAATGGAATATCAGTTGTGAAATTTGTTTTCCCTACTTCTACGGTTCTACGGGATAAATACAAGAAGCAATGATGAAAAAGGAGCCAACACAACAAACTCAGACAATTTGCCAGTAACTCAAGAGACCTACATATTATTTCTTGAAGAATAGTCTTCCTAATTTTTGCAAGAGTATAAACAGCCATGGCAATCTCAAACGGGACTTCACGTTGGATCGACTATGGTAATTCAAGCTCATTTCGTGCAGGCCAACTGGTCGCGGAGGAGCTTAGCAGCTGCTACCATGTTGCTGAGTGCAGGCTTAACTTCAGTATACTTGCGCGTCTTGAGGCCACAGTCGGGGTTGACCCAAAGGATGTTGGTATCAAGGACTGCAAGCATCTTGCTGATTCTGTCAGCGATTTCTTCGGTGGATGGAATCCTTGGTGAATGGATGTCGTATACTCCAGGGCCAATGCCAGCACCATACTTCACTCCCTCGCGGAACACAGAAAGAAGCTTCTCGTCAGACCTGGAGTTCTCGATGGTGATCACATCAGCATCCATGTCGATAATTGAATGGATGATGTCGTTGAAGTTTGAATAGCACATGTGGGTGTGAATCTGTCACAACAAATGGCAAAGATCATTAGAACAATgtagaaagaagaaaaatgctACCTTTAGTATAACCAAGAAATCCTTGAGAGCCAGCTGACACACGATTTGAAACACAATGGAAAATGACTCGCCCCTCTACCCTTCTCCGCTTAAATCCAGACTTCCGTCCACGACAAGGTTTGAACTAGTGAAGTGCGCGTGTAACCCAGACTACTGAACCAGGGCACCGGGGGCAAAGAAAATAACTTCCCCCAATAACACAAAATGCCCCTCAATTCTACCCGACTCTTAGTTTTACTGGACAACTATTAGGATTTAGGAACAAAGCACCAATTCCACACATAGAAGTTGCTTATGAATCTTTCGATCCCATTGTTGCGAATATTGTTGGACATCGGACATGTTGGGAAACATTAGGAAGGAACTTTTGGAGGAGTATATACGAACGATAGGCTTCGACACATAGTTGTATTCATTTGATATGGAGAATAAAACAAGAATAAATACAGACCTGGGTAGTGTCTTGAACACCACAGTTGGTAATCCTGAATGAATGTACAGCCCAGTTCAAGTAGAAAGCTTCATCAGATTTTCTTAGAGGCAAACCCTCTCTTAAAGCAGCTTCATCAATCTGAATGACATTAATGCCAGCCTTCTCAAGATCTTCAACCTCATCCTTAATAGCCAAAGCTATTTGGTAGCAAGTCTCAAATCTAAAAAAAGCAACAACAAATCAGTTATAAATTAGATCTGTGCGGGAGAAAGAAAGATATGATACTGTGTTGAAGCTAAGAAGTTCGAACCTCGGCTGGTCATCTCTAACAAAAGACCAGTTTAAAATGGTAACAGGTCCTGTAAGCATTCCCTTCATTGGGCGCTTGCTCATGCTCTGTGCCTGTGAAGACCAGAAGACAGTCATTGGTTTTGGGCGACTGACATCACCGTAGATTATTGGTGGCTTAACACAGCGAGATCCATAAGATTGAACCCATCCATTGGCTGTAAAAGCAAAACCAGATAATTGCTCCCCAAAATACTCGACCATATCGTTTCTCTGCATTTTAATGATATGAAATGTTAGGGTTCTCAGCTTCTTCAGCATAGCCTTACAGACAATTAAACATGACTGATGTATCTCACCTCTGGCTCTCCATGCACAAGAACATCAATGTCTAGCTCTTCCTGGAGCTTGACTACTTTGCTGATTTCCTCTGTAATATATTTGGCATAATCTTCCTCCGAGATCCTTCAATAGTCGGAGGGAAAGAAATTAATATTCAGACATAAACCACAACATGCAGGAATAACTGCAGAAGTAGATAGTTAACTTGTTAGCCTTGTATTCTCGGCGAACTTTTCTTAGCTCCAATGTCTGAGGGAAAGAACCGATCGTAGTGGTTGGAAGAGCAGGAAGATTCAGCTTCTTCTGTTGAGCTTCCAACCTTGTACTGACAGTTGTGGCTCTGCGATGATCAGAGCCCTTCAAAGCAGCAGCCTGAACATGAAAGGCGGATTATAAGTTAATAATTCaaaagaactaaaactataatAAGATGGATATAAAACACCTAAATATACTTACAGCCTTCTGCACAGCCCCGTTGGTCACTCTGGGAGAGGATTTTCTGGATGTGCGAGCTGCAGCATTAGCAGAGAAGAATGCCTACAGACAGAAACAGTAGCAGCAAAAGGCAATATTAACCaagttttgaataatgataTGAAGCTTAATTGTCGCTAAAGACATATATTGAGGTCCACAGTTATAATGTTCAATAGATCCATTAAATATCATAAACACTAGAAATTTAAGTTCTGCAATACAGCATGGGTAAACTTCATCGAAAATGACCAGTATTACGATTTAAAGATTCGTCACTATTTAAATCTCACATGTTCTAGATTTATATTAGCCTAATCCATTATGATGATTCATTTTCCATGTAGAtgattaataaaaatatgtcaAGATACCTCGTCTTTTTGTCCAGCCAATGCCTTTGCCAACGCATTGACTTCAATCAATTTTTGTGCAGCAAATGCAAGCCATGACTTAATTTCTTCATCCAACTTAGTTTCATTCACTAAATCAACTGCAGTGTGGAGAAGAGAGCAGGAGGTGGAGACCACAAGCTTGTCTGAAGAAAAGAAATGCCCAATAGTGTCACTCATATAGTTCTGATCATGCACAGACCTATATTGTTTTCACTTACTGAAAAATTATATAGCTGCAAAGATTTCACCAATTTTATTA
This window encodes:
- the LOC129887634 gene encoding 5-methyltetrahydropteroyltriglutamate--homocysteine methyltransferase-like, which codes for MLATAKKSSSIYMRLVLPTPSSSTFLSFGSSISVFTPPRGTQFLRFNFRFRTMASHVVGYPRMGPKRELKFALESFWDGKSNSNDLEKVAADLRSSIWKQMADAGIKYIPSNTFSYYDQVLDTTVMLGAVPPRYGWNGGEIGFDVYFPMARGNASVPAMEMTKWFDTNYHYIVPELGPDVKFSYASHKAVSEYKEAKSLGIDTVPVLVGPVSFLLLSKAAKGVEKSFPLLSLIDKILPVYKEVIAELKAAGASWIQFDEPTLVKDLDPHQLQAFSHAYSELESSLSGLNVLIETYFADVPAEAFKTVTALKCVTALGFDLVRGSKNLNLIKSGFPSEKYLFAGVVDGRNIWANDLASSLSTLQALENLVGKDKLVVSTSCSLLHTAVDLVNETKLDEEIKSWLAFAAQKLIEVNALAKALAGQKDEAFFSANAAARTSRKSSPRVTNGAVQKAAAALKGSDHRRATTVSTRLEAQQKKLNLPALPTTTIGSFPQTLELRKVRREYKANKISEEDYAKYITEEISKVVKLQEELDIDVLVHGEPERNDMVEYFGEQLSGFAFTANGWVQSYGSRCVKPPIIYGDVSRPKPMTVFWSSQAQSMSKRPMKGMLTGPVTILNWSFVRDDQPRFETCYQIALAIKDEVEDLEKAGINVIQIDEAALREGLPLRKSDEAFYLNWAVHSFRITNCGVQDTTQIHTHMCYSNFNDIIHSIIDMDADVITIENSRSDEKLLSVFREGVKYGAGIGPGVYDIHSPRIPSTEEIADRISKMLAVLDTNILWVNPDCGLKTRKYTEVKPALSNMVAAAKLLRDQLACTK
- the LOC129885126 gene encoding double-stranded RNA-binding protein 1-like isoform X2 — translated: MFKSKLQELCQNKKWALPQYCCMRDGADHNPQFKASVVVNNINFDSPPLCKSSKEAHNEAAKFAFLHFISEDSGLTKIDASLQDKSTSEIKQDGSLPTIEDKGLTKTEEACQRLQDHLNTSEIKQGCFVTEDSHYQCKTKLQMYAKRKNLGVPVYHNKRMSSAQDLYFEATVTVAGELFNSPGAYKTAEEAEESVAQFALMKLITVALEKSNTSSYKSFLQELAQQEEICLPEYKTIRFGEPHNLTFFSSVEIEGEVFHGDGAKSKKQAEENAAKVAYIDLIKCKSVYAGNPSTVSSSLEGEIVKTEPIMESLSISIGQGKFRDEEEIVYSKHTSPQSKGAEKVNASSLSLSVQELSVNEKSPSSVEPLCHLPRKAMPSSAAMTPSKSSSVSNANSSARRTAETKSYLLSNRFRVYKSIPDGVLPTGTIVLPIAEDKWAVVSLEFLNEKCR
- the LOC129885126 gene encoding double-stranded RNA-binding protein 1-like isoform X1, encoding MFKSKLQELCQNKKWALPQYCCMRDGADHNPQFKASVVVNNINFDSPPLCKSSKEAHNEAAKFAFLHFISGGSLPTAEDSGLTKIDASLQDKSTSEIKQDGSLPTIEDKGLTKTEEACQRLQDHLNTSEIKQGCFVTEDSHYQCKTKLQMYAKRKNLGVPVYHNKRMSSAQDLYFEATVTVAGELFNSPGAYKTAEEAEESVAQFALMKLITVALEKSNTSSYKSFLQELAQQEEICLPEYKTIRFGEPHNLTFFSSVEIEGEVFHGDGAKSKKQAEENAAKVAYIDLIKCKSVYAGNPSTVSSSLEGEIVKTEPIMESLSISIGQGKFRDEEEIVYSKHTSPQSKGAEKVNASSLSLSVQELSVNEKSPSSVEPLCHLPRKAMPSSAAMTPSKSSSVSNANSSARRTAETKSYLLSNRFRVYKSIPDGVLPTGTIVLPIAEDKWAVVSLEFLNEKCR